The genomic segment GGCGGGTTATCTCCCGGTTCAGTCGCACAGAGATCTCCCGGGAGCCGTATTTCAGGTCTAGAACTCGGGACATGGAACCATTCTTGGCCTCTCCCGGTTGCGCCTGGTCTTGAATTCGTAGGTAATGGAGACCTCGTGGGCGCCTCCGGTTGAGGAGACCAGGTTGGAGATGGTGAAATCGTAGCTGTAACCCACCCGGAGCTGATCCATTTTATATCCCACCAGGAAGGCCATGGCATCGCCCCGGGGATCTTTCTGGTATTGCTCGTCGCTTCCGCCCTTGAGGAAAGGGATCCCCCGGTACCAGAAACCCAGCATCAGAGGTGCCTTGAGCCAGTAGAGTCCGAGCACCATCTGGTTATATACATCCTGGTGCTGGAAGTAGGCGGCCAGGGACAGCGTTTCGTCAATGGGATTGGTCAGGCGCCCCTTCTTCACGATCTGGTATCCTCCAAAAATGGTGAATTTCATGGGCAGGAGGGCCTCGTTGTTGTACAAACCGTAATTGGGCTGCAGCAGGTGGTCCACGGTAAAGCCTCCCCAGGCCCGGTCGCTGTAACCGATCAGAGAGGCGGAAAAATCCACATCGGGCTTGTAGGCATCAGTGGGGGGCTGTTCGATGGTCCCCCCGCCGGTCCCCCCGGAGGAGAGCTGGTCGTTCCAGACCAGTTTCCAGTAATCGAGCCCCATCTGGGTGTAATTGAAATGAATTCCCGGACGGAGATGAAACTCCCGGTTCACCTGGATATCGTAGGAGTAGAGGATCCCTGCATTGAGGATCCCCAGGTCGCCTGTTCCGGCCACATCGCGCATGATCAGAACGCCCACGCCACTGTTGAAATTCTCAAAGAAATGGTCGTAGGCAAAGCTGTAGGAGACAAAAACATTGTTGAGTTCGGGCCACTGGTTGCGGTAAACGGCAGAAACCCGGTCGCCCTCGGTGGCTCCTGCAAAGGAGGGGGCCAGGTAGAGGGGATTGGCATAGAACTGGGTGAATTGCGGATCCTGACCCTTAGCCAGAGTAAATGCCACCACCAAACCTATAACCAGTGCGAATCTTCTCACTAATGAGGGCTTCTAGATAAACGAATAATACTAATGGATACGTTGAATCCGTGAATAGGTTTCATGTTCTAAAAATCAGGGGGTATTTTAACACGACGTGGTTATTTACTTCGTAAACAATCCCAGGTCGTTAATTAAAACACCCCCTGATTTTAATAATCCAGGCTGTTTCTAAAATCCCCCCTGTTCTTACTATTCACCTTCCCCTGATTTTAAACTACTGGGGCCGTTTCCATAAGAGGGTGATGTCGCCCGCCAGGGAGTCGGGGGAGCCGTTCTTATAGACCAGGGTGACCTTCCA from the Bacteroidales bacterium genome contains:
- a CDS encoding PorP/SprF family type IX secretion system membrane protein — its product is MRRFALVIGLVVAFTLAKGQDPQFTQFYANPLYLAPSFAGATEGDRVSAVYRNQWPELNNVFVSYSFAYDHFFENFNSGVGVLIMRDVAGTGDLGILNAGILYSYDIQVNREFHLRPGIHFNYTQMGLDYWKLVWNDQLSSGGTGGGTIEQPPTDAYKPDVDFSASLIGYSDRAWGGFTVDHLLQPNYGLYNNEALLPMKFTIFGGYQIVKKGRLTNPIDETLSLAAYFQHQDVYNQMVLGLYWLKAPLMLGFWYRGIPFLKGGSDEQYQKDPRGDAMAFLVGYKMDQLRVGYSYDFTISNLVSSTGGAHEVSITYEFKTRRNRERPRMVPCPEF